Proteins found in one Flavobacterium channae genomic segment:
- the folE gene encoding GTP cyclohydrolase I FolE — MTLNEDFQDEIGNDHIATSAQTPLRDDAFNISDDEKIELIKKDVESILNTLGLDLTDDSLKGTPNRVAKMFVKEIFGGLNPSKKPGSSTFDNKYKYGEMLVEKNIVVYSTCEHHLLPIVGRAHVAYISNGTVVGLSKMNRIVDYFAKRPQVQERLTIQIVQELQKVLGTEDVACVIDAKHLCVNSRGIRDIESSTVTSEFGGQFKEEKVRREFLDYIKLDTQF, encoded by the coding sequence ATGACATTAAACGAGGATTTTCAGGACGAAATAGGAAATGACCATATCGCTACTAGCGCTCAAACTCCTTTGCGTGACGATGCTTTTAACATTTCTGATGATGAAAAAATAGAATTAATAAAAAAAGATGTTGAAAGCATTTTAAATACATTAGGTTTAGATTTAACTGATGATAGCTTAAAAGGAACACCTAACCGTGTTGCTAAAATGTTTGTAAAAGAAATCTTTGGCGGTTTAAATCCTAGCAAAAAACCAGGTTCATCTACATTTGACAACAAATACAAATATGGTGAAATGCTAGTTGAAAAAAACATTGTTGTTTATTCAACTTGTGAACACCACTTACTTCCTATTGTAGGTCGCGCTCATGTTGCTTATATTTCTAATGGTACTGTAGTTGGTTTATCAAAAATGAATCGTATTGTAGATTATTTTGCAAAAAGACCTCAAGTACAAGAAAGATTAACTATTCAAATTGTTCAAGAATTACAAAAAGTTTTAGGAACTGAAGATGTTGCATGCGTAATAGATGCTAAACATTTATGTGTAAACTCTAGAGGAATTCGTGATATCGAAAGTAGCACAGTTACATCTGAATTTGGAGGACAATTTAAAGAAGAAAAAGTTCGTAGAGAATTTTTAGACTACATTAAATTAGATACACAATTTTAA
- the cysS gene encoding cysteine--tRNA ligase — translation MELYKNHTLKIYNTLSSEKETFTPIHEGNIGMYVCGPTVYSNVHLGNVRTFMSFDVIFRYLLHLGYKVRYVRNITDAGHLTDDGDVDNDRFVKQSRLEKLEPMEIVQKYTVDFHKVLDTFNFLPPTIEPTATGHILEQIELTQKLIDSGFAYESKGSVYFDVFAYNQKGMNYGELSNRNIEELFANTRDLDGQNEKKNPQDFALWKNASPAHIMRWNSPWGEGFPGWHLECTAMSTKYLGETFDIHGGGMDLKFPHHECEVAQGKACNGHSPVNFWMHTNMLTMNGLRMSKSTGNYILPMELVTGENTFFEKPFQPNIVRFCFLQAHYRSVLDISNDAMLASEKGYNRLMDSYKLIPMLKAGKTSTLDIAAWKQSCYDAMNDDFNTPILIAQLFEGARFINLVNDGKESLTQEDIQLLENTISSFLFDVLGISNEASGNSNTTEKLSGVVEMLIGMRNEARANKNFALSDQIRDQLLALGIQLKDGKDGTTFSA, via the coding sequence ATGGAATTATATAAAAATCATACATTAAAAATATACAACACCCTTTCTAGCGAAAAAGAAACCTTCACTCCTATTCATGAAGGAAATATTGGTATGTATGTTTGCGGACCTACGGTTTACAGTAATGTTCACCTAGGAAATGTGAGAACATTTATGTCGTTTGATGTTATTTTTAGATATCTATTACATTTAGGATACAAAGTTCGTTACGTTAGAAATATAACCGATGCTGGTCACTTAACTGATGATGGCGATGTTGATAATGACCGTTTTGTAAAACAATCGCGCTTGGAGAAATTAGAACCAATGGAAATCGTTCAGAAATATACTGTTGATTTTCATAAAGTTTTAGACACATTTAATTTTCTTCCACCAACGATTGAACCAACCGCAACTGGTCATATTTTAGAACAAATTGAATTAACTCAAAAATTAATTGATTCTGGATTTGCATACGAAAGCAAAGGTTCTGTTTATTTTGATGTTTTTGCATACAACCAGAAAGGAATGAATTATGGCGAATTGAGTAATCGTAACATCGAAGAACTTTTTGCTAATACACGTGATTTAGACGGACAAAACGAAAAGAAAAATCCTCAAGATTTCGCACTTTGGAAAAATGCATCACCAGCTCATATTATGAGATGGAATTCTCCTTGGGGAGAAGGTTTCCCAGGATGGCATTTAGAGTGTACTGCAATGAGTACAAAATATTTAGGAGAAACTTTCGATATTCACGGTGGCGGAATGGATTTAAAATTCCCACATCATGAGTGTGAAGTTGCTCAAGGTAAAGCTTGTAACGGTCATTCTCCAGTAAATTTCTGGATGCATACTAATATGTTAACGATGAATGGTTTACGCATGAGCAAATCAACTGGCAACTATATTCTTCCAATGGAGTTAGTAACTGGTGAAAATACATTCTTTGAAAAACCATTCCAACCAAATATTGTTCGTTTTTGTTTCTTACAAGCGCATTATAGAAGTGTTCTAGATATTTCAAACGATGCAATGTTGGCTAGCGAAAAAGGATACAACCGTTTAATGGATTCATACAAATTAATTCCAATGTTAAAAGCCGGCAAAACTTCTACTTTAGATATTGCTGCATGGAAACAAAGTTGTTATGATGCTATGAATGATGATTTTAATACTCCTATATTGATAGCACAATTGTTTGAAGGCGCTCGATTCATCAACTTAGTAAACGACGGAAAAGAATCGCTTACTCAAGAAGATATTCAACTATTAGAAAATACCATTTCAAGTTTTTTATTTGATGTATTGGGAATTAGCAATGAAGCTTCAGGAAATTCAAATACCACTGAAAAATTAAGCGGTGTAGTCGAAATGCTAATTGGAATGAGAAACGAAGCGAGAGCGAACAAAAACTTTGCTTTATCGGATCAAATTAGAGATCAATTATTAGCATTAGGCATACAATTAAAAGACGGAAAAGACGGCACTACTTTTAGTGCTTAA
- a CDS encoding T9SS type B sorting domain-containing protein — MKKLLLLLVLFGFTTTIAQVTSPTCDSAQAMCSGNQGPFNNVTGTPSFGNLGCLGSTPNPAWFYLQVGTSGNIDMTLFQTSNASGNGIDVDFIMWGPFNTLNNICNNLALYSPGYTGPNNVVDCSYSASATEQVNIAGAVAGQYYMLLVTNFSGQAGTYTLNQTGGTGGLSCSIVCGVTLGPDRILCGSATNVTLTANFLQAPSAAGSPVYSWFLDGVFQYTTTTNTTTVTQNGVWSVSVTRPGCSDIATDDVLVNIVGAVPYNDIGPFSSPAGECDPIFDLTEYLDDLVAPNDPSSFTFEFTDGMTGNVITDPANYTTNDDTTIIVLISAGSCQELTTFDLFVDCVPATCDIDLTSAANTANQSICLNNAIVDIVYTATGDATDASVTGLPLGLSAVYNSGVFTISGTPTETGTFNYTVETIGCTPNLSLSGTITINPNPVFNSLTANGPICVGADAIFDLSGTSGATVLYTIGSGPVQILILDGSGNGTVTVAGATSDVTILLSEIEIGNCELALTNTATVTVSPTPAVPTITTTPPTCSTDGFSEITNYDGTVTYTFTPAGPTVGAGGLISGMTFGTSYTVTAGNATCTSVASASFTNVATLSVPAVPTISVDAASCSVDGGATITNYDNTLIYTFTPAGPTVGAGGVISGMTFGTSYVVNARNGSCSSVDSASFSVDAMLITPAVPTISTTAPTCSADGFSEITNYDATATYTFTPAGPTVGAGGLISGMIFGTSYTVTSGNGTCTSVDSASFSNAATLAVPAVPTIAITAPTCSADGFATITNYNAALNYTFTPTGPTVSATGTVSGMTFGTSYVVNAGNGSCSSVDSASFTVDVMLVTPAVPTISTTAPTCSADGFSEITNYNGALTYTFTPAGPTVGAGGLISGMTFGTSYTVTSGDGTCTSTDSASFSNAAMLATPAVPTFSVTAPTCSADGFATITNYDNTLTYTFTPAGPTVGAGGLVSGMTFGTSYVVNASNGSCSSADTASFTVNSMLVTPAVPTIATTAPTCSADGFSTISNYDGTATYTFSPAGPTVGAGGLISGMTVGTSYTVTAGNGSCTSVASASFSNAAMLATPAVPTFSVTAPTCSADGFATITNYNAGLTYNFTPAGPTVGAGGLVSGMTFGTSYVVNAGNGSCSSADTASFSVNSMLVTPAVPTITSTAPTCSADGFSTISNYDGTVTYTFTPAGPTVGAGGLISGMTVGTSYTVTAGNGSCTSVASASFSNAAMLATPAVPTVSVTAPTCSANGFATITNYNAGLTYTFTPAGPTVGAGGLVSGVTFGTSYTVTAGNGSCTSAQSASFTVNSMLVTPAVPTVSVTAPTCSANGFATITNYNAALTYTFAPVGPTVGAGGLISGMTVGTSYTVTAGNGSCTSAQSAPFTISGVLAIPAVPTVSVTPPTCMANGFATITNYNAGLTYTFTPAGPTVGAGGLISGMTLATSYTVTTGNGSCTSAQSSSFSISQQLPQPTIVSVTNNGPICVNGTATFTINATSNTQVSYSINGNAPQTVAINASGVGVVSVTGVTGSTTLSTISVSDGICSSNVVVSSTVTLYPNTTIALVSASGTDNQTRCAGVTIDPIQYQVTGTATNVVVTGLPTGITSSYNAATGLVTISGSANNGGAYNYTITTSGGCSPQAVANGSVTITGRPVLSYTVTNTVCDGSTLDFVLSSNLPGTTYVWSATVSNITGDYNTTTSGTEANINQVATLNNPEAIGSITMIIVPNANGCDGTPQTVVITVNPNPVVETVTVTDDSVCSGSNVHVEITGNISGITYTWTAFTSGVNVVGGTTSGTITATSATTGFDLQVVTSNPLVAGTIYFEVSAIRNGCPALLIKQSNIVTVNPNPGLPIPSPIKTICSGEGADLRVDVSPLIAGTELTWQVLTEFGVSGAADGTGVAPVTINDILTTTTNAQGYVIYRVRSSLGDCQGGYTDFRVNVNPSPRPVLADSNICITASGEVYQTYTLNTGLNDADYDFEWFDTNGDPIPGETSSTLVVDAAGTYSVIATNWLTGCSSDPMLGSATATVNQTMPATTMAVIQSEYFSDNATITITVPDGTGTLLYQLDEGSFQSSNVFTGVSAGEHTVTVIDSEGCTYMTEVVMIIDYPNYFTPNGDGINDTWNITGLNQADAKLYIFDRYGKLLKQLSATTDSQGWDGTYNQELLPATDYWFSLDYTENGVAKQFKAHFSMKR, encoded by the coding sequence ATGAAGAAATTACTATTATTACTTGTTTTATTTGGTTTTACAACTACAATAGCTCAAGTAACATCACCTACTTGTGATTCAGCTCAGGCGATGTGTTCTGGAAATCAAGGACCTTTTAATAATGTTACCGGTACTCCAAGTTTTGGAAATTTAGGTTGTCTAGGAAGCACACCTAATCCTGCATGGTTTTACTTACAAGTAGGTACTTCAGGTAATATTGATATGACATTATTTCAAACATCAAATGCTAGTGGAAATGGTATTGATGTTGATTTTATCATGTGGGGACCATTCAATACATTGAATAACATATGTAACAACTTGGCACTTTATTCTCCTGGTTATACAGGACCTAATAATGTTGTAGATTGTAGTTATTCGGCTTCTGCAACAGAGCAAGTTAATATTGCTGGTGCAGTTGCTGGTCAATATTATATGTTGTTAGTTACCAATTTTTCTGGTCAAGCAGGAACTTATACTTTGAATCAGACTGGTGGTACAGGTGGTCTTAGTTGTAGTATTGTTTGTGGTGTAACTTTAGGTCCTGATAGAATTTTATGTGGGTCTGCTACAAATGTAACTTTAACTGCTAATTTTTTACAAGCGCCATCAGCTGCTGGTTCTCCAGTATATTCTTGGTTTTTAGATGGTGTATTTCAATATACAACAACAACTAATACAACTACTGTAACTCAGAATGGGGTATGGAGTGTGAGTGTTACACGACCTGGTTGTTCAGATATTGCAACGGATGATGTTTTGGTAAATATTGTTGGAGCAGTACCTTATAATGATATTGGGCCTTTTTCAAGTCCAGCAGGTGAGTGTGATCCAATATTTGATTTGACGGAATACTTAGATGATTTGGTTGCGCCAAATGATCCTTCGAGTTTTACATTTGAATTTACTGATGGTATGACTGGTAATGTTATTACTGACCCAGCGAATTATACTACTAACGATGATACGACAATTATTGTTCTTATATCAGCAGGATCTTGTCAGGAATTAACAACTTTTGATTTATTTGTAGATTGTGTTCCAGCAACTTGTGATATCGATTTAACATCAGCTGCTAATACGGCTAATCAATCAATATGTTTAAATAACGCTATTGTAGATATTGTTTATACAGCTACAGGTGATGCAACAGATGCTAGTGTGACAGGTTTACCATTAGGGTTGTCTGCAGTTTATAATTCTGGGGTATTTACCATTAGTGGAACTCCAACAGAAACTGGAACTTTTAATTATACAGTTGAAACAATTGGTTGTACTCCTAATTTATCTTTAAGTGGTACTATTACAATTAATCCTAACCCTGTTTTTAATTCTTTAACTGCAAATGGACCTATTTGTGTAGGTGCTGATGCAATTTTTGATTTATCAGGTACATCTGGAGCAACTGTTCTTTATACAATAGGTTCGGGTCCAGTACAGATTTTAATTTTAGATGGTTCAGGAAATGGAACAGTTACTGTTGCTGGTGCAACTTCAGATGTAACTATTTTATTAAGTGAAATTGAAATTGGAAATTGTGAACTTGCGTTAACAAATACAGCAACTGTTACAGTTTCGCCTACTCCAGCAGTCCCAACTATCACTACTACACCTCCAACATGTTCGACAGATGGTTTTAGTGAAATTACTAATTATGATGGTACAGTAACTTATACCTTTACTCCAGCAGGGCCAACTGTAGGAGCAGGAGGTTTAATATCTGGAATGACATTTGGAACTTCTTATACTGTTACGGCTGGTAATGCAACTTGTACTTCAGTAGCTTCGGCCTCATTTACAAACGTTGCTACATTATCTGTTCCAGCGGTTCCAACAATTAGTGTTGATGCAGCTTCTTGTTCAGTAGATGGAGGTGCTACAATTACAAATTATGATAATACATTAATATATACATTTACTCCAGCGGGACCAACAGTGGGAGCTGGTGGGGTAATTTCCGGAATGACATTTGGTACAAGTTATGTAGTTAATGCTAGAAATGGAAGTTGTTCTTCTGTAGATTCAGCTTCATTCAGTGTTGATGCAATGTTGATTACTCCGGCAGTACCAACAATTTCGACAACTGCACCAACATGTTCGGCTGACGGTTTTAGTGAAATCACTAATTACGATGCTACAGCTACTTATACCTTTACTCCAGCAGGACCAACAGTGGGAGCAGGAGGATTAATTTCGGGAATGATATTTGGTACTTCTTATACAGTTACATCTGGAAATGGAACATGTACATCTGTAGATTCTGCATCATTTAGTAATGCGGCTACATTAGCTGTTCCGGCAGTGCCAACAATTGCAATAACTGCACCAACTTGTTCAGCCGATGGATTTGCTACTATTACCAATTATAATGCAGCTTTAAACTATACTTTTACACCTACTGGTCCAACAGTAAGTGCAACAGGAACAGTTTCAGGAATGACATTTGGTACAAGTTATGTTGTTAATGCTGGAAATGGAAGTTGTTCTTCTGTAGATTCAGCATCGTTTACTGTTGATGTAATGTTGGTTACTCCAGCAGTCCCAACCATTTCGACAACAGCACCAACATGTTCGGCAGATGGTTTCAGTGAGATTACCAATTACAATGGGGCTTTAACATATACATTTACTCCAGCAGGACCAACAGTTGGAGCAGGAGGGTTGATTTCAGGAATGACATTTGGTACTTCTTATACTGTTACTTCAGGAGATGGGACATGTACATCTACGGATTCAGCTTCATTTAGTAATGCGGCTATGTTAGCTACACCAGCAGTACCAACATTTAGTGTTACAGCACCAACGTGTTCGGCAGATGGCTTTGCGACAATTACAAATTACGATAATACATTAACATATACTTTTACACCAGCAGGTCCAACAGTTGGAGCGGGTGGATTAGTTTCAGGAATGACATTTGGAACAAGTTATGTGGTTAATGCATCAAATGGAAGTTGTTCTTCTGCGGATACAGCATCATTTACAGTAAACTCAATGTTGGTTACTCCAGCAGTGCCGACTATTGCTACAACAGCGCCAACATGTTCAGCAGATGGTTTTAGTACTATTTCAAATTATGATGGTACAGCAACTTATACTTTTTCTCCAGCAGGACCAACAGTTGGAGCGGGAGGATTGATTTCAGGAATGACAGTTGGAACATCATATACAGTAACTGCAGGAAACGGAAGTTGTACTTCAGTGGCTTCAGCATCATTTAGCAATGCAGCTATGTTAGCTACACCAGCAGTACCAACATTCAGTGTAACAGCACCAACATGTTCAGCTGATGGGTTTGCAACGATTACCAATTATAATGCAGGTTTAACCTATAACTTTACTCCAGCAGGACCAACAGTTGGAGCAGGAGGATTGGTTTCGGGAATGACATTTGGAACAAGTTATGTGGTTAATGCTGGAAATGGAAGTTGTTCTTCTGCGGATACAGCGTCGTTTTCAGTAAACTCTATGTTGGTTACTCCAGCAGTACCGACTATTACTTCAACAGCACCAACATGTTCAGCGGATGGTTTCAGTACTATTTCAAATTATGACGGTACAGTAACCTATACTTTCACCCCAGCAGGACCAACAGTTGGAGCAGGAGGATTGATTTCAGGAATGACAGTTGGAACATCATATACAGTTACAGCGGGTAATGGAAGTTGTACTTCAGTGGCTTCAGCATCATTTAGCAATGCAGCTATGTTAGCTACACCAGCAGTACCAACAGTTAGTGTTACGGCACCAACGTGTTCAGCAAATGGTTTTGCAACAATTACCAATTATAATGCAGGTTTAACCTATACTTTTACTCCGGCAGGCCCAACAGTAGGAGCAGGAGGATTAGTTTCAGGAGTAACATTTGGAACATCATATACAGTAACTGCAGGAAACGGAAGTTGTACTTCAGCACAATCAGCATCGTTTACAGTAAATTCAATGTTGGTTACTCCAGCTGTTCCAACAGTTAGTGTTACAGCACCAACATGTTCTGCAAATGGCTTTGCAACGATTACCAATTACAATGCAGCTTTAACATATACTTTTGCTCCAGTAGGACCAACAGTAGGGGCTGGAGGATTGATTTCAGGAATGACAGTTGGAACATCATATACAGTTACAGCAGGTAATGGAAGTTGTACTTCAGCGCAATCAGCACCATTTACGATTTCGGGAGTTTTAGCTATACCAGCAGTACCAACAGTTAGTGTAACACCACCAACGTGTATGGCGAATGGTTTTGCTACGATTACCAATTATAATGCAGGTTTAACCTATACTTTTACTCCAGCAGGCCCAACAGTGGGAGCGGGAGGATTGATCTCAGGGATGACTCTAGCAACATCTTATACAGTTACGACAGGTAATGGAAGTTGTACTTCAGCACAATCATCATCGTTTAGTATATCACAACAATTGCCACAACCAACAATTGTAAGTGTTACTAATAATGGACCTATCTGTGTTAACGGAACAGCAACATTTACAATAAATGCAACGTCTAATACACAAGTAAGTTATAGTATTAATGGAAATGCACCACAAACAGTTGCAATTAATGCATCAGGAGTTGGAGTGGTTTCGGTTACAGGAGTTACAGGTAGTACTACATTGAGTACAATAAGCGTGTCGGATGGTATCTGCTCTTCAAATGTAGTTGTGAGTTCAACTGTTACGTTATATCCAAACACAACTATTGCATTAGTTTCTGCATCAGGAACTGATAATCAAACAAGATGTGCAGGAGTTACTATTGATCCAATTCAATATCAAGTAACAGGAACAGCAACAAATGTGGTAGTTACTGGTTTACCTACAGGTATTACTTCTAGTTATAATGCAGCTACAGGTTTGGTTACAATTTCTGGGTCTGCTAATAATGGAGGTGCTTATAATTATACAATTACTACTTCAGGAGGATGTAGTCCTCAGGCTGTAGCAAATGGTTCTGTAACGATAACAGGTCGTCCAGTATTGAGCTATACGGTAACTAATACAGTATGTGACGGAAGTACTTTAGATTTTGTACTAAGTAGTAATTTACCAGGTACAACCTATGTTTGGAGTGCAACAGTATCGAATATCACAGGAGATTATAATACTACTACAAGTGGTACAGAAGCTAATATTAATCAAGTAGCAACATTAAATAATCCAGAAGCTATTGGAAGCATAACAATGATTATTGTTCCAAATGCCAACGGATGTGATGGAACTCCTCAAACAGTTGTAATAACAGTAAACCCTAATCCAGTGGTTGAAACTGTTACAGTAACCGATGATTCTGTTTGTTCAGGGTCAAATGTACATGTGGAAATTACAGGTAACATTAGTGGTATTACCTACACTTGGACAGCATTTACAAGTGGTGTTAATGTTGTAGGAGGAACTACATCTGGAACAATAACAGCTACATCGGCTACAACAGGATTCGATTTGCAAGTAGTTACAAGTAATCCATTAGTTGCAGGAACGATTTATTTTGAAGTAAGTGCAATTCGCAACGGATGTCCTGCATTATTAATTAAACAAAGTAATATTGTAACGGTTAATCCAAATCCAGGCTTACCAATTCCTTCACCAATCAAGACAATTTGTAGTGGAGAAGGAGCAGATTTACGAGTTGATGTTTCACCGCTTATTGCAGGAACTGAGTTAACATGGCAAGTATTGACAGAATTTGGTGTTTCAGGAGCAGCTGACGGAACAGGAGTGGCACCAGTTACAATAAATGATATTTTAACAACTACAACAAACGCACAAGGATATGTTATTTACCGAGTTCGTTCGAGTTTAGGAGATTGTCAAGGAGGTTATACAGACTTTAGAGTAAATGTAAATCCGTCACCACGACCAGTATTAGCTGATAGCAATATTTGTATCACAGCATCAGGAGAGGTATATCAAACGTATACATTAAATACAGGGTTGAATGATGCAGATTATGATTTTGAATGGTTTGATACAAATGGTGATCCAATTCCAGGAGAAACAAGTTCAACTTTAGTAGTAGATGCTGCAGGAACGTATAGTGTAATAGCTACAAACTGGTTAACAGGATGTTCTTCAGATCCAATGTTAGGTTCGGCAACAGCAACAGTAAACCAAACAATGCCAGCAACAACAATGGCGGTGATTCAAAGTGAATACTTTAGTGATAATGCTACTATAACGATAACAGTACCAGATGGAACAGGAACATTATTGTATCAGTTAGATGAAGGATCATTCCAATCATCAAATGTATTTACAGGAGTAAGTGCAGGAGAGCATACAGTAACCGTTATCGATTCAGAAGGATGTACCTATATGACTGAAGTAGTAATGATAATTGATTATCCAAACTACTTCACGCCAAATGGAGATGGTATCAACGATACATGGAACATAACAGGATTGAATCAAGCAGATGCTAAATTGTACATTTTTGACCGTTATGGTAAATTATTAAAACAATTAAGTGCAACAACAGATAGTCAAGGTTGGGATGGAACATATAATCAAGAATTGTTACCAGCAACCGATTATTGGTTCTCATTAGATTACACAGAAAATGGAGTCGCTAAACAATTTAAAGCGCATTTTTCGATGAAACGATAA